The Methanosphaera stadtmanae DSM 3091 genome includes a window with the following:
- a CDS encoding beta strand repeat-containing protein, whose amino-acid sequence MITRNKALFFVFTLVLLLTVSIGAISASDVGNDTDLSVSGSDNINLCDASYDTTSYDNKVVSDNKKSVTKSVSKDVISDKKIDTTKNSNINTKQEVVKKDIKTSNSLKREDKASFTDLNTQITSSDNITLNNDYVRGSGEDAITINKTIIINGNGHTFDANQMDGTFIIGSNADVTISNAKFTNYKAVGSSTTKASVYVDGGKLTLINVTFENNNGSFGSVLHAYDGVTKIYNSTFRGLNYGSQGAIQHSYGTLIVDGSVFNGTTSNNGAIQIRYGSAIANVTNTTFVNNMANNYGGAINNKGDLFVDNCIFDSNRAGTNGGAIALRGSKTITIQNSVFKSNKVEGTASSKRGGAICANNGFLILKNNTMTNNYAVNGSNIFVWYSNTVYTTYIKFDKATAVEDEVFNVIARVTDDMGNSISNLDVNFTINGKNYTAPLIEGVANISISDALEPGNYTITGSYAGAVIENITVTEGNLEVVAADVFKYKMLQEKIDTDTTGIITLEKDVKRGSIEDKVVVNKTITIDGNGLFVNANKGRIFDITNGATLTLKNMIIFKTISGEGAIANITGSSHLVLNNVTIINNTGVSTNNKQSSLIYVDPTSTLNINNSIIENNTGAIIGLQGTGVINNTKVYNITAMGENDQGFINNEATKTNSLTIVNSIFDKNTGRLGGIYGARQNGQLIIKNTTFTNNLLTRGSGTVYAGGTTDISNSSFINNAANGYSSSGTAIYNKGALVVNNSVFINNTLPTGKKGSIIYNDYGGDCSITYSILIPAGEGSALYNNYETIPTANYNWWGTNTNPKKYLDHGSDYDYDLEEETEYSDFKVDYWVVLDTKLTPSSDIPYGSTITITSTLNTYTDNNGVIKNLDSKLPDGVVVDYTSNKGVFDKTQTTIVDGTTTNEYTVTSPSAQINITQATQTNTFNINAIMPTPQKYVITESNFYDYFNNDGTIKLDKVVYGSQLEFSGTLTKKHMIINLPLNLTSHTTQAVFTNAHITILADGEDTNITNLIINNDNYEENVILLNTTRNINIKNNTITAKSTDKIHTIELIDTNKTNIENNTITTNGPSNVIKYDEFYMGYPDTSSIKLYNSNNNIIVNNNIKTKATSTDGKTFNTITGVEVYGNVMNFDEDITSNNNQIINNNITTEGMSEVYGVFVSSKVNNNTISYNNITGSADRYTAGIQLVGPATLNTISYNKVNATAKNITYGIIVTTNDMGKVEENNITNNDVLTKSSTSYAIELYGANKNNVKYNNLINNQDAPDYAMGIGLYQSKENNITDNNINLVGYEVEKPVLGDQITPENVGIKLMQNSNTNIIKNNDITSISTNVNNYAINITKSSSNTVTLNTLTATTRLGDLAVTTDSQNTIENNKPEVIITNDNYGDYFDEDGNIKNLNSGMTIYLSGEFKNKNFIIDRKLNILSYTTQAVLYNSTFVFVDGASDSSLENVIINNNDYDTYVISINGANNITLKNNTITQENTEGATHGIQLENSKYNTIHNNTINIKGLSYVIQYVNYVGHSNTTAIQGYNSCHNTITENKINVVATGLGDASSITDTIIGIEFIGNSMDYSNIIEAKNNTIARNTITLDGQSYAYAIKVADKADNTNITYNDIKSHAKGSAYGVDFEGPAQSSYITNNRINTTAQDFTYGILIQSIMGKVNILTIDSNIINCTSSTGYAIELYNVGKPKIINNNLTVTGNFSMGIGARKITDGSILNNNITTTGNSSGRNASSVDEITPENVGIKLTFKSEDNTIQNNHIITSDVAEGINVYTIIANDSTSNIITHNTLYSTNLVGSKSVNASNNTVRENLPATPSNITIALTTPISVEVGDTENITVRFYDEDGNLVTYGKVTFKYGDKEETIDVVNGMATLAYVGVAPGIQVLDIKYIGNSDYNEKTEQVSIKVYSPSTYTGIVYVSTNGDDSNDGSVDSPKLTIKKAVAQALKEGGSHQIIVLDGRYYVNDVIINSYLNITGQGNVIFDGRGLGRIFNITNGDVIIKNIIFTNGKSTTGGAIYNIANLTLINDTFIDNTANTGGAITTSSITIINSTFKNNQATSGNGGAINALYNSTRVVNITGSVFENNIASSNGGVYYESTGNMINITDSVFRNNTGVSGGVLYLSTNSTIKNTTFTDNNSTYSSYSSYGGGAIYVTSKKLIVIDSVFTNNYAKNYGAAILANSPLELLNTTISNNIDKSDGIIYARNNLTIINSTIANNTANGGVIYISGYSAVFNMTNTNIYNNSGKGGVAIYVSSLKNFTIDNSTFTNNIANNSQRIVYISSSSTIGVINNSLFKNNIGNYTVYGNNKINITNTVFESNSVNGKLLYNINAANNTYTNNSLPVTLTQTITTNKTKVNITVKLSTDKVYNTTVNRGTITITDNGREITKIDVNDSDINYIYTTIAGEHNIEVTYTDASNDFSTKSMNKTITIDKISTTITLNPINPIKVLENITINATLTDDEGNGISNENIILKINGKTITTLQTDENGNVLYNYTIKNMGLHNINLIYQGSDVYMATNTSTVVYADSLKTSIILEKITTKYNDTTTITVGVVDELGNNVTTGRVILKINGKTLKDADGNIIYADVVNGSAKFTTTLNMKPKIYTVTAIYGGRNYYESSINNTTLLITKRDATVSFEDIPQAMAGKEVIIKVKVVDDDVDTLVNTGRVILKINGKTLKDTTGNIIFTDVVNGIATVKYTIPSNFKAKSYTLTAVFSDNYYNRVDVTSKFDVITQTKSLSTLRIDTSIITDAKPIQSNNSKTTIQNNYILPKAVKV is encoded by the coding sequence ATGATAACAAGAAATAAAGCTCTATTTTTTGTTTTCACATTAGTATTACTTTTAACAGTAAGTATTGGTGCAATTTCTGCAAGTGATGTTGGAAATGATACTGATTTATCTGTTAGTGGTAGTGATAATATTAATCTTTGTGATGCATCGTATGATACAACATCATATGATAATAAAGTAGTAAGTGATAATAAAAAATCAGTTACTAAAAGTGTGTCTAAAGATGTAATATCTGATAAAAAGATTGATACTACAAAAAATAGTAATATTAATACTAAACAAGAAGTAGTTAAAAAGGATATTAAAACTAGTAATAGTTTAAAACGTGAAGATAAAGCTTCATTCACTGATTTGAATACTCAAATTACATCATCTGATAATATAACTTTAAATAATGATTATGTAAGAGGTTCAGGTGAAGATGCTATAACAATTAATAAAACAATTATAATCAATGGTAATGGTCATACTTTTGATGCTAATCAAATGGATGGTACTTTTATTATTGGTTCAAATGCAGATGTAACTATTAGTAATGCAAAATTCACTAATTATAAAGCTGTAGGTAGTTCTACTACTAAAGCATCTGTTTATGTTGATGGAGGAAAATTAACATTAATCAATGTGACATTTGAAAATAATAATGGTTCATTTGGTTCTGTGTTACATGCATATGATGGTGTGACTAAAATTTATAATTCAACATTCAGAGGTCTTAACTATGGAAGTCAAGGTGCTATTCAACACTCTTATGGTACTTTAATAGTTGATGGTTCTGTGTTTAATGGTACAACATCAAATAATGGTGCTATTCAAATTAGGTATGGTAGTGCTATAGCAAATGTAACAAACACAACATTTGTTAATAACATGGCAAATAATTATGGTGGAGCTATAAATAATAAAGGAGATCTCTTTGTAGATAACTGTATCTTTGATAGTAATAGGGCAGGAACCAATGGTGGAGCCATAGCTCTTAGAGGTAGTAAAACTATTACAATTCAAAATTCTGTATTTAAATCTAACAAAGTAGAAGGTACAGCATCATCTAAAAGAGGAGGAGCTATCTGTGCAAATAATGGTTTTTTAATATTAAAAAACAATACAATGACAAATAATTATGCAGTTAATGGTTCCAATATCTTTGTATGGTATTCTAATACAGTTTACACCACATACATAAAATTTGATAAAGCAACAGCAGTTGAAGATGAAGTATTTAATGTAATTGCAAGAGTTACTGATGATATGGGAAATTCAATATCAAATCTTGATGTGAACTTCACAATCAATGGTAAAAACTACACAGCACCTCTAATTGAGGGTGTTGCTAATATAAGTATTAGTGATGCATTAGAGCCAGGTAATTATACAATTACTGGAAGCTATGCAGGAGCAGTAATAGAAAATATTACAGTAACAGAAGGTAATCTTGAAGTAGTAGCTGCTGATGTATTTAAATATAAAATGTTACAAGAAAAAATTGACACTGATACAACAGGAATTATAACACTTGAAAAAGATGTTAAAAGAGGAAGTATTGAAGATAAGGTAGTTGTAAATAAAACAATTACTATAGATGGTAATGGACTATTTGTTAATGCAAATAAAGGAAGAATCTTTGACATAACAAATGGTGCAACATTAACATTAAAAAATATGATAATATTCAAAACTATCTCTGGTGAAGGAGCAATAGCAAATATCACAGGTTCTTCACACTTAGTACTAAATAATGTGACTATAATTAACAACACAGGAGTAAGTACAAATAATAAACAGTCATCATTAATATATGTAGACCCAACAAGTACTCTTAATATAAATAACTCCATTATTGAAAATAACACTGGTGCAATAATAGGATTACAAGGTACTGGTGTAATTAACAATACAAAAGTATATAATATTACAGCAATGGGTGAAAATGATCAAGGATTTATAAATAATGAAGCTACAAAAACAAATTCCTTAACAATAGTAAATTCCATATTTGATAAAAATACTGGAAGACTTGGTGGAATTTATGGAGCAAGACAAAATGGTCAATTAATTATAAAAAATACCACATTTACAAACAACCTCTTAACTAGAGGTAGTGGAACTGTATATGCTGGTGGTACTACAGACATATCTAACTCCTCATTTATAAACAATGCAGCAAATGGTTATAGTAGTAGTGGAACAGCAATATATAATAAGGGTGCATTAGTAGTAAATAATAGTGTATTTATAAATAACACTCTACCAACTGGTAAAAAAGGTTCTATTATATATAATGACTATGGTGGAGATTGTAGTATAACATATTCCATACTCATTCCAGCAGGGGAAGGTTCAGCACTATATAATAACTATGAAACAATACCAACTGCAAACTATAATTGGTGGGGAACAAATACTAATCCTAAAAAATACTTAGATCATGGAAGTGATTATGATTATGATTTAGAGGAAGAAACAGAATATTCTGACTTTAAAGTAGATTACTGGGTAGTATTAGATACAAAACTCACACCATCAAGTGATATTCCATATGGTAGTACAATTACAATAACATCAACATTAAACACATACACTGATAATAATGGTGTTATTAAAAACTTAGATTCAAAACTACCTGATGGAGTAGTAGTAGATTACACTTCAAATAAGGGTGTATTTGATAAAACACAAACAACAATAGTTGATGGTACAACAACAAATGAATACACAGTTACATCACCAAGTGCACAAATAAACATAACACAAGCAACACAAACTAATACATTTAACATCAATGCTATAATGCCAACACCACAAAAATATGTAATAACAGAATCTAACTTCTATGATTACTTCAACAACGATGGTACAATAAAACTAGATAAAGTAGTATATGGTTCACAACTAGAATTCTCTGGAACATTAACAAAGAAACATATGATAATAAACCTACCATTAAATCTAACAAGTCATACAACACAAGCAGTATTTACAAATGCACATATAACAATACTTGCTGATGGAGAAGATACTAACATTACAAATCTCATAATAAACAATGATAACTATGAAGAAAATGTAATATTATTAAACACAACAAGAAACATAAACATTAAAAACAACACAATCACAGCAAAATCCACAGATAAAATACATACAATTGAATTAATAGATACAAACAAAACAAACATAGAAAACAATACAATAACAACAAATGGTCCATCAAATGTTATTAAATATGATGAATTCTATATGGGATATCCAGATACATCATCTATTAAACTATACAATTCAAATAATAACATAATTGTAAACAACAACATTAAAACCAAAGCAACATCCACTGATGGTAAAACATTCAATACAATTACAGGTGTTGAAGTATATGGTAATGTAATGAACTTTGATGAAGATATCACATCAAATAACAATCAAATAATAAATAACAACATAACAACAGAAGGAATGTCTGAAGTATATGGAGTATTTGTATCATCTAAAGTAAATAACAATACAATATCATACAATAATATAACAGGTAGTGCAGATAGATACACTGCAGGTATACAACTTGTAGGACCAGCAACATTAAATACCATATCATACAACAAAGTTAATGCAACAGCAAAGAATATAACATATGGTATCATTGTTACAACCAATGATATGGGTAAAGTAGAAGAAAATAACATAACAAACAACGATGTTCTAACAAAATCAAGTACATCTTATGCAATAGAATTATATGGTGCAAATAAAAACAATGTTAAATATAATAATTTAATAAATAATCAAGATGCACCAGACTATGCAATGGGTATTGGATTATATCAATCAAAAGAAAACAACATAACAGACAACAACATAAATCTCGTAGGATATGAAGTGGAAAAACCAGTATTGGGAGATCAAATAACACCAGAAAATGTTGGTATTAAATTAATGCAAAACTCAAACACAAACATAATCAAAAACAATGACATAACAAGTATATCTACAAATGTAAATAACTATGCTATAAACATCACAAAAAGCTCATCAAACACAGTAACACTAAACACACTAACAGCAACAACACGCCTTGGAGACTTAGCAGTAACAACAGATTCACAAAATACAATAGAAAATAACAAACCAGAAGTTATAATAACAAATGATAACTATGGTGATTATTTTGATGAAGATGGAAATATTAAAAACTTAAACAGTGGAATGACAATATATCTTTCAGGTGAATTTAAAAATAAGAACTTCATAATAGATAGAAAACTTAACATACTCTCATACACAACACAAGCAGTACTATACAATTCAACATTTGTATTTGTTGATGGTGCATCAGATAGTAGTCTTGAAAATGTTATAATAAACAACAATGACTATGATACATATGTAATTTCAATAAATGGTGCAAACAACATAACACTAAAAAACAACACAATAACACAAGAAAACACTGAAGGAGCAACACATGGAATACAACTTGAAAACTCAAAATACAACACAATACACAACAACACAATAAATATTAAGGGACTATCCTATGTAATACAATATGTAAACTATGTTGGTCATTCCAATACAACAGCAATACAAGGATATAATTCATGTCATAATACAATAACAGAAAATAAAATAAATGTAGTAGCAACTGGTCTTGGAGATGCATCTTCAATTACAGATACAATTATTGGTATTGAATTTATTGGAAATAGTATGGATTACTCTAATATAATAGAAGCTAAAAATAATACTATTGCTAGAAACACAATAACACTAGATGGACAAAGCTATGCATATGCAATTAAAGTAGCAGATAAGGCAGATAATACTAATATAACCTACAATGATATAAAATCTCATGCAAAAGGTAGTGCATATGGTGTTGACTTTGAAGGACCAGCACAATCAAGTTACATAACAAATAACAGAATAAACACAACAGCACAAGACTTCACATATGGTATATTAATACAATCCATAATGGGAAAAGTAAACATACTTACAATAGATTCTAACATAATAAACTGTACATCAAGCACAGGATATGCAATAGAATTATACAATGTAGGAAAACCAAAGATAATAAACAACAACCTAACAGTAACAGGTAACTTCTCAATGGGTATAGGAGCACGTAAAATAACAGATGGTTCAATATTAAACAACAACATAACAACAACTGGTAACTCTAGTGGAAGAAATGCATCATCAGTCGATGAAATAACACCAGAAAATGTTGGTATTAAATTAACATTTAAATCAGAGGATAATACAATACAAAACAACCATATAATAACAAGTGATGTGGCAGAAGGTATTAATGTATATACAATAATAGCTAATGATTCAACATCAAACATAATCACACATAACACATTATATTCCACAAATCTAGTTGGTAGTAAATCAGTAAATGCATCAAACAACACAGTACGTGAAAACCTACCAGCAACACCATCAAATATAACAATTGCTCTAACAACACCAATATCAGTAGAAGTAGGAGATACTGAAAATATAACAGTAAGATTCTATGATGAAGATGGTAATCTTGTAACATATGGTAAAGTAACATTTAAGTATGGTGATAAAGAAGAAACTATAGATGTAGTAAATGGAATGGCAACACTAGCATATGTGGGTGTTGCTCCAGGAATCCAAGTATTGGATATAAAATATATTGGTAACTCTGACTACAATGAAAAAACAGAACAAGTATCAATAAAAGTATATTCACCATCCACATACACTGGAATTGTATATGTATCAACAAATGGTGATGATAGTAATGATGGATCTGTTGATAGTCCAAAACTCACAATTAAAAAAGCAGTAGCACAAGCACTAAAAGAAGGTGGAAGTCATCAAATCATAGTATTAGATGGAAGATACTATGTGAATGATGTAATAATTAACTCCTACCTAAATATTACAGGACAAGGCAATGTAATCTTTGATGGAAGAGGTCTTGGACGTATATTTAACATAACAAATGGTGATGTAATAATTAAAAACATTATCTTCACAAATGGTAAATCAACAACAGGTGGAGCAATATACAACATAGCAAATCTAACACTAATAAATGATACATTCATAGATAACACAGCAAATACTGGTGGAGCAATAACCACTTCATCAATAACAATAATTAATTCCACATTCAAAAACAATCAAGCAACAAGTGGAAATGGTGGAGCAATTAATGCTCTATACAACTCAACACGTGTAGTAAATATTACAGGTAGTGTATTTGAAAATAATATAGCTTCAAGTAATGGTGGAGTATACTATGAAAGTACAGGTAATATGATTAATATTACAGACTCAGTATTTAGAAATAATACTGGAGTAAGTGGTGGAGTACTATACTTATCTACAAATTCAACTATTAAAAATACTACATTCACTGATAACAATTCAACATACTCCTCATACTCTTCATATGGTGGAGGAGCAATCTATGTAACAAGTAAAAAACTTATAGTAATTGACTCTGTATTTACAAATAACTATGCTAAAAATTATGGAGCAGCAATACTTGCAAATTCACCACTTGAATTATTAAACACTACCATATCAAATAATATTGATAAATCAGATGGAATAATCTATGCTAGAAATAATCTAACAATCATAAACTCAACAATAGCAAATAACACAGCAAATGGTGGAGTAATATATATCAGCGGATATTCAGCAGTATTTAACATGACAAACACCAACATTTATAATAACTCTGGAAAAGGTGGAGTAGCAATCTATGTATCATCTCTTAAAAACTTCACAATAGACAATTCAACATTTACAAATAACATAGCAAATAACTCACAAAGAATAGTCTACATATCATCATCCAGTACAATAGGAGTTATAAATAATTCCTTATTCAAAAACAACATTGGTAACTACACAGTATATGGTAACAATAAAATAAATATAACAAACACAGTATTTGAAAGTAACTCTGTTAATGGAAAACTATTATACAACATAAATGCAGCAAATAACACCTACACAAACAACTCACTACCTGTTACACTCACACAAACAATAACAACCAACAAAACAAAAGTAAATATAACAGTAAAACTCAGCACTGATAAAGTATACAATACAACAGTAAATAGGGGAACAATTACAATAACTGATAATGGCCGTGAAATTACAAAAATAGATGTAAATGATAGTGATATAAATTACATATACACAACCATAGCAGGAGAACATAACATTGAAGTAACATACACAGATGCATCAAATGACTTTAGCACAAAATCCATGAATAAAACCATTACAATAGATAAAATAAGCACAACAATAACATTAAATCCTATAAATCCAATTAAAGTATTGGAAAACATTACAATAAATGCAACACTTACAGATGATGAAGGTAATGGAATTAGTAATGAAAATATTATACTAAAAATCAATGGAAAAACAATAACAACACTACAAACAGATGAAAATGGTAATGTACTATACAACTACACAATCAAAAACATGGGATTACACAACATAAATCTAATATATCAAGGAAGCGATGTTTACATGGCAACAAATACAAGTACAGTAGTATATGCAGATAGTCTTAAAACATCAATTATCCTAGAAAAAATCACAACAAAATACAATGATACAACAACAATCACAGTTGGAGTTGTTGATGAACTTGGAAATAATGTAACCACAGGACGTGTAATACTTAAAATCAATGGTAAAACACTAAAAGATGCTGATGGAAACATAATATATGCTGATGTAGTAAATGGAAGTGCAAAATTCACAACAACACTTAATATGAAACCAAAAATATACACTGTAACAGCAATATATGGTGGACGTAACTACTATGAATCATCCATAAATAACACAACACTTTTAATTACAAAACGTGATGCAACAGTATCATTTGAAGACATACCACAAGCAATGGCAGGAAAAGAAGTAATAATAAAAGTAAAAGTAGTTGATGATGATGTGGATACCTTAGTAAACACAGGACGTGTAATACTTAAAATCAATGGTAAAACATTAAAAGACACAACTGGAAACATAATATTTACAGATGTAGTAAATGGAATTGCAACAGTTAAATACACCATACCAAGTAATTTCAAAGCAAAATCATACACTTTAACAGCAGTATTCTCTGATAACTATTATAACAGAGTAGATGTAACTTCTAAATTTGATGTTATAACACAAACAAAATCATTAAGTACACTTCGAATTGATACAAGTATAATAACTGATGCAAAACCTATTCAATCAAATAATTCAAAAACAACAATACAAAACAATTACATACTACCAAAAGCTGTGAAAGTATAG
- a CDS encoding DUF362 domain-containing protein, with amino-acid sequence MAGNPYKINDNCVACGLCVNACPIDAIAEGNPYVIDEEKCVGCGVCAEACPTQAIEEVA; translated from the coding sequence ATGGCAGGTAATCCATATAAAATTAATGATAATTGTGTAGCATGTGGTTTATGCGTTAACGCATGTCCTATCGATGCAATAGCTGAAGGAAACCCATATGTAATAGATGAAGAAAAATGTGTAGGATGCGGAGTTTGTGCTGAAGCATGTCCTACACAAGCAATTGAAGAAGTAGCTTAG
- a CDS encoding symporter small accessory protein: MITILGLSDASILGAYLSCIIITLICVIYGALNWNKE; the protein is encoded by the coding sequence ATGATTACTATTTTAGGTCTTTCAGATGCTTCAATACTTGGGGCTTATCTTTCATGTATAATTATCACACTTATTTGTGTTATTTATGGAGCACTAAACTGGAATAAAGAATAA
- a CDS encoding sodium:solute symporter family protein, whose translation MDYLLAILIIVYVALMILVGYIAWKHTSNSEDYLVAGRQSNSYIMALSYGATFISTAAIVGFGGLAGTNGLGILWLVFLNIAVGIFIAFVIFGKPTRKMGQYLNALTFPEFLSKRFNSKFIQYFSGLLIFLTMPIYAASVLIGAARFVETTINIDFNLAILILAIIIGFYVIFGGIKGVMYTDALQGTIMFLGMLILLISIYSMLGGVTHAHELLSSMAPLFPESAKVTGATGWTTFPTTGSPFWWNLVSSIILGVGIGAIAQPQLAVRFMTVKSNKELNRAVLVGGIFIFVTTFTAYVVGALSNVYFYQTTGQIAIQAAGGNVDKIIPTFINSAMPKWFTYIFLLTLLSAAMSTISTQFHVQGSSIAHDVYCAIKNRSSLRITRIGILIAIIIAVVLAYILPGNIVATGTSIFFGICAVAFLPVYLCALFWKRTTKLGAIAGIVSGTVSSLFCLLFTYKKVAAGLGICKFLTGKAVLFSGMPWPYVDPMVIALPIAFIFTIGVSLLTKNSKEEEIAIEKMFKAEEGA comes from the coding sequence ATGGATTATTTATTAGCAATACTTATCATAGTATATGTTGCTTTAATGATTCTGGTAGGATATATCGCATGGAAACATACAAGTAATAGTGAAGATTATCTTGTTGCTGGACGTCAATCTAATTCTTATATTATGGCCTTAAGTTATGGTGCTACATTCATTAGTACTGCAGCTATTGTTGGTTTTGGTGGACTTGCTGGAACTAATGGTCTAGGTATATTATGGTTAGTATTTTTAAATATAGCAGTAGGTATATTTATTGCATTTGTAATATTTGGTAAACCTACTCGTAAAATGGGACAGTACTTAAATGCTTTAACTTTTCCAGAATTTCTTTCCAAGAGATTTAACAGTAAATTTATCCAATATTTTAGTGGTCTTCTAATATTTCTAACAATGCCAATCTATGCAGCCAGTGTGTTAATTGGAGCTGCTAGATTTGTAGAAACTACTATTAATATTGATTTTAACTTAGCTATCCTTATATTAGCAATTATCATTGGATTCTATGTAATCTTTGGTGGAATAAAAGGAGTAATGTATACAGATGCCTTACAAGGTACAATAATGTTTTTAGGAATGCTTATATTACTTATAAGTATTTATTCAATGCTTGGAGGAGTTACCCATGCACATGAATTATTAAGTAGTATGGCACCACTTTTCCCAGAAAGTGCAAAAGTAACTGGTGCAACTGGTTGGACGACTTTTCCTACAACAGGAAGCCCATTCTGGTGGAACTTAGTTTCATCAATAATATTAGGTGTGGGTATTGGAGCTATAGCTCAACCTCAACTTGCTGTTCGTTTCATGACAGTTAAAAGTAATAAGGAATTAAACAGGGCAGTTCTTGTAGGTGGAATATTCATATTTGTAACAACATTCACTGCATATGTTGTAGGTGCTCTTTCAAATGTTTACTTCTATCAAACAACAGGACAAATTGCAATTCAAGCTGCTGGTGGAAATGTAGATAAGATTATTCCAACATTTATTAACAGTGCAATGCCTAAATGGTTTACATACATATTCTTGTTAACCCTACTTTCTGCAGCTATGAGTACAATAAGTACACAATTCCATGTTCAAGGTTCATCCATTGCTCATGATGTGTATTGTGCAATTAAAAATAGAAGTAGTCTTAGAATTACGCGTATAGGAATATTAATTGCCATTATTATTGCTGTTGTACTAGCATATATTTTACCGGGAAATATTGTTGCTACTGGTACTAGTATTTTCTTTGGAATCTGTGCTGTTGCATTTTTACCAGTGTATTTATGTGCTCTTTTCTGGAAACGTACAACCAAACTTGGAGCTATTGCAGGTATTGTTAGTGGAACTGTAAGTAGTTTATTCTGCCTACTATTCACTTATAAAAAGGTTGCAGCAGGTCTTGGTATTTGTAAATTCCTAACAGGAAAAGCAGTATTATTTAGTGGTATGCCATGGCCTTACGTGGATCCTATGGTTATTGCCCTACCAATAGCATTTATATTCACAATAGGAGTATCTCTTCTTACTAAAAATAGTAAAGAGGAAGAAATTGCTATTGAGAAAATGTTTAAGGCTGAGGAAGGTGCTTAA